The proteins below are encoded in one region of Dioscorea cayenensis subsp. rotundata cultivar TDr96_F1 chromosome 18, TDr96_F1_v2_PseudoChromosome.rev07_lg8_w22 25.fasta, whole genome shotgun sequence:
- the LOC120282516 gene encoding probable E3 ubiquitin-protein ligase RHC2A, whose amino-acid sequence MSSNRFFIHGPRRVCRLFWCYQCHCMVRIISSSSIDAFCPRCYGQFIHEVPMPRPQYLVDFSGFHPPPTWPRGPVISRRPIAPLEEPSLPPAPLPAVNPADVYTGPGLNELIEELTQNDRPGLPPATTSAIESMPTVYISEAHLLDGSQCPVCKEEFVLGESAREMPCKHVYHSDCIVPWLRIHNSCPVCRYQLPGGTEAPASNNRRIRESDRDGGQGRRQWAAWRNPISLLWPARGGLSDNGWDYPYVHRPHHPPPPPLESDGLQGTPSGHVVFSILCMVALVVSSLTLCMGVSTLWNSSHLPSRSY is encoded by the exons ATGTCTTCAAACCGTTTCTTCATCCATGGACCAAGAAGAGTTTGCCGTCTCTTTTGGTGCTATCAATGCCATTGCATGGTTCGCATAATTTCATCAAGCTCCATCGATGCCTTCTGTCCTCGTTGCTACGGCCAGTTCATCCATGAAGTACCCATGCCTCGACCTCAATATCTCGTCGACTTCTCCGGCTTTCATCCTCCTCCAACATGGCCTCGGGGACCTGTCATTTCCAGACGTCCTATTGCTCCACTTGAAGAACCATCTCTTCCTCCGGCTCCTCTTCCTGCAGTGAATCCTGCTGATGTCTACACCGGCCCTGGCCTTAATGAGCTCATTGAGGAGCTAACTCAGAATGATCGGCCCGGGTTGCCACCAGCTACAACATCGGCTATCGAATCAATGCCAACTGTTTATATTAGTGAAGCTCATCTTCTTGATGGCTCACAATGTCCTGTTTGCAAGGAAGAGTTTGTTTTAGGAGAGTCAGCGAGGGAGATGCCTTGCAAGCATGTTTATCATTCCGATTGCATTGTTCCTTGGCTTCGGATACACAATTCGTGTCCCGTGTGTCGATATCAGCTTCCCGGCGGAACCGAGGCTCCGGCATCAA ATAATCGAAGAATTAGAGAGAGTGATAGAGATGGTGGTCAAGGTCGAAGACAATGGGCGGCATGGCGGAATCCTATCTCTTTGCTATGGCCGGCTCGTGGTGGTTTATCAGACAATGGTTGGGATTATCCTTACGTtcatcgtcctcatcatcctcctcctcctcctttggaGAGTGATGGGTTGCAAGGGACTCCAAGTG GTCATGTGGTTTTCAGCATTTTATGCATGGTGGCGCTCGTTGTTTCTTCTCTGACTCTTTGCATGGGTGTCTCTACGTTATGGAATAGTTCTCATTTGCCCTCGAGGAGCTACTGA